One window of the Streptobacillus felis genome contains the following:
- a CDS encoding YebC/PmpR family DNA-binding transcriptional regulator translates to MGRHGTIAGRKEAQDRKRASAFTKYVRLITVAAREGADPEYNVALKHAIEKAKSINMPNDNIQRAIKKGSGADGGAGYESLNYEGYGPGGVAIIVEILTDNRNRTASSVKSSFDKNGGNLGTPGCVSYMFERKGEIYIEKTPESDEDELMMIALDAGMDDMKVFEDSFYITTPTDTYDKVLNSVKDANYSVVESDIAFVPSIEVENMSAEDLEKLNKLIDVLEDNDDVQKVHHNYTGE, encoded by the coding sequence TGTTAGATTAATTACGGTTGCAGCAAGAGAAGGTGCAGATCCAGAATACAATGTGGCATTAAAACACGCTATAGAAAAAGCTAAAAGTATTAATATGCCTAATGATAATATTCAAAGAGCAATTAAAAAAGGTTCAGGTGCAGATGGTGGAGCTGGTTATGAAAGTTTAAATTATGAAGGATATGGACCAGGAGGAGTTGCTATAATAGTTGAAATACTTACTGATAACAGAAATAGAACTGCTTCAAGTGTTAAATCATCTTTCGATAAAAATGGTGGAAATTTAGGTACCCCAGGTTGTGTATCTTATATGTTCGAAAGAAAAGGAGAAATATATATAGAGAAAACACCTGAGTCAGACGAAGATGAATTAATGATGATAGCTTTAGATGCTGGAATGGATGATATGAAAGTTTTTGAAGACAGTTTCTATATCACTACTCCAACAGATACATATGATAAAGTTTTAAATTCTGTTAAAGATGCTAATTACTCAGTAGTAGAATCTGATATAGCATTTGTTCCTTCAATAGAAGTTGAAAATATGTCAGCTGAAGATTTAGAAAAATTAAATAAATTAATAGATGTATTAGAAGACAACGATGATGTTCAAAAAGTTCATCATAACTACACTGGAGAATAA